The DNA segment GCCCCCATGAGTCATATCCACAATGAGAACATTCATTAACTTATTCCACCTTTTGTTAGCTTTTCTCTTACTTTACGGTAGAAATCTTTAGTTAAACGGACGAAATAGGCACAGTTTTCAGATTTGCGGAATATTATTTCATCCATATAATTAATTTCCTCTTCAAACTGACCATCAATAACTGCAATAGCCTTTTTTCCCTCCCTTAAAAGTTTAACTTTAATAATACTTTCATCAGATACAACTGTAGGCCTAGCTCCAAGTTTAAAGGGACATATGGGGACGATTATAAAAGCTTTAACCCTTGGATCTATAATTGGACCACCTGCCGACATGGAATATGCTGTTGATCCACTAGGGGTGGCAATGATGAGCCCATCAGCACGTAATTCTTCCATTATCTCATCATCAACACTTATCTGGATGTGAAGCATCTTTGCAGGTTTACGAGTCATTAGGACTACTTCATTGAGGGCTGGGGGTAACTCCTTGTCATGCCATACTAAAAGCTGGTTTCGCCTTTCTACAAAGTAATTTCCTGCAAGGATCTCTTCTATTGCGCTGAAAGCATTTTCAGGGTCAATTTCTGTTAAAAATCCCACAGTTCCCATGTTGATTCCGATTAGTGGGATTTTTTTGTGATCGATGAAACTCTGTGTGCGTAGCAAGGTACCATCCCCCCCAATTGCAATCACCATGTCCACGTCCATATCTTCCAGTTTGCATGTTCTATCCTTAAATCTGCCCAGTTCATTAGCCAGGGGAAGATCAAGAACTATTTCGACTTTTTTTTCTAGTAAAAAATCAGCCAGTTCTCCGGCAAGTTTAACAGCCTCTTTTACATCACAGCGTGCTACTAATCCCATAATCATTTCATCCCCTCCAATATACCCATGATTTCCCCATGAATACTAGAATTACATGTGGCAATTAACGATGTTTTCTCCAAAACATTTAACTTACCATTGAGAGCTTTCCCATAACGGTCCGTTACTATACATCCACACTCCTCCAGAATCAGCTTGGCAGCAGCAATATCCACGATCCGTAAATTATTTCTTATATCAACAAATGCATCATAAGTTCCATCTGCAACGTAAGCTAATTCTAATGCCACTGCTCCTAATATTCGCATTCGTCTAACACTTTTACATAGAATTTCAATTTTTCCCATATCCATTCTGTAAACATAAGCCCCTAAGGATATTTGTGATAAATCATTTTTTGAAGATGGTTTAAGCTTTTCTCCATTAATAAAAGCTCCTTTTCCCTTTATTGCACTGTAAATATCTTCTGTGGCATAATTTTTCACCATACCCATCTGGATATCTTGAACAGTTACATTCACATTATGATCAAAAATAGGTGCTACTGCAACTGATATTCCATAGGCTGGTATATTTTTTACAGCATTACTAGTACCATCTAAAGGATCAACAACCATTATCACCTCGGGTTGACCATTACCAACCACAACTTGCCCAATTTCCTCACTAATAAGAATTAAAGGCCTGCCAACACCTTCAAGAACATCGATAACTCTTTTTTCAGCCATGTTATCAATTAAAGTAGTGGGAGTGCCATCAGCACCAATCTTGACAATTTGACCACCATCTTCTAAACCGATTAATGGAGATATGGCCTTTTGGGATTCAACTATTACCTCCTGACATACTTCACCCCAAAATTTCTGGTCTTTTTCATTCATTTACCCTCCTCCTATATCGCATTTAACCCAAATAATCATTCAACCAATCATAATAGTCCAAATGTGATTTTTGAAATTTCATCCAAGATAGACCACTGCAACAACAACAACAGCTTCTTTCTTTACTTTATGACTCTCATGGACTATGATGATTTCCCTGATGTCCAAACCTCTCACTTGCATCATATATCGAACCATAGATTCTGCTTCCTTTTTAATCTTTTCAGGATCCTTATTCAAGCCAGAATGTTCCACTACACAGCCAAAATCATCAGAAATAGCCACTGCAATTGCAGCACTTATTAAATCACCTTTTTGGTCCGAATGTTCGCAAGCCAATACACAATTTACCATCTTCCCCTCTTTAATAGGAGGTAGTTCCACTATCTTAGCACTTGCTGGGATAATGCTGGAAACAGGTATAAGATTCACATTACCAATTCCTGCATCAAGGAGGGCATTATCAAAAGCGTTCAACTTGGTAGGTCCTTCTGATTTTCCGGATGTAATTGAGACCTTCATAATAATCACTTACAATTCCAATTAAAAATTTAAATAGGCAAAAAAATATAGGCATTTCTATATCAGAGAGAGTTATCTATAAATATTTATACTCTTCAAAGGAGATTTATTTAAAACCAGATTGTAAAAATTATAAAATATTATAGATTCTAGTTCTAGGTTCTAAAAATTTTGATCCAAAACAGTCTGGATTATTCATATTACACGGAGGAAAGCGCATGTCAACTAAAGTAGTGGAAGTTAAAACTCTTAAAGTAGGCAAATACGTGGTTCTAGATGGTGAAGCGTCAAAAATTGTAAATATACAAACTTCATCCCCTGGAAAGCACGGGGCAGCCAAGGCCCGAGTAGATGCCATAGGAATTTTTGATAATCAAAAAAGAAACTTGGTAAAACCAGTGGATGCAAAAATAGAAGTACCCATAATTGATAAAAGAACAGCTCAAGTACTGGCTTTAATGGGTAGTGATGTTCAACTTATGGATTTAGAAACTTATGAGACATTTGAAGTACCTATACCCGATGATTTACGTGATGGCCTTATTGAAGGGGCGGAAGTAGGTTATATTGTAGCAATGAGCAACAAAAAGCTCATGAGAATTAAATAAATATCTGTAAAAGAGAATTATTTTTTGTAAAAAAAATTGAGGATTTAGAAAGATGTACCTATATACTGAAAATCCTCTTAAATTTGCTTTTTCAGAAGCAAATTTTGATGCTGCCCATCAAATTCAGGACTCTGGTTATGGTATTCTTGGAGTTCCTTTTGACAGCACCGTTACTTACCAACCAGGATCACGTTACGGACCTTTTTTTGTCAGGGAAGCTTCTTACAACTTCGAAAACTATAATCTATTTTTTAACAAAAACCTAAATGCAAATGTATATGATATTGGAAATTTGGAAACTATTCCAGGAAACATTCAAAAAACATGCATTCATCTTAAATCAGTTGTTTCTTCATTATTAGAGGATGGTTTAACCCCAATACTCATTGGTGGCGAACATAGTATTAGTTTAGGTGTGATTAGTGCTTTCAACATTCAGGATGCAACTATACTTCATTTTGATGCCCATATGGATCTTAGAGATGATTATATGGGAGAAAAATATTCTCATGCCACAGTGATGCGCAGAATACATGATAAAGGACCTTTTAAGATTATCCAAATGGGTATACGCTCTTCTTCGCTAGATGAAACAGTTTTTGCCAAGAACAATAATATTGATTTTTACACTCCAAATGACATCAAATTTAATATGGAAAAAATGGAAAGGATCATCCACAAAATTAAAGGCCCAATCTACGTCACAATAGATATGGATGTGTTGGACCCGGCATATGCCCCCAATGTTTCTACACCAGCACCATGTGGAATAAATCCGCAAGAACTGGAAAACCTAATTTCTTGTCTTGAAGGAAAAGAAATCATAGGATTTGATGTAGTTGAGGTGTCTTCAACCTCCATTGGAGATATTACTGCCATAAATGCAGCTAAAATAATTTTAGACTTATTATTTTTGAAATCATGAAGATTTTTTTAAATGATCCTAAATCGATCTCAATCAATTTTAAAAGCTCGTTTTTATACATTTCACAAATAAATATTTATAAAAAGCTGCCTAATCTAATAAATGAGTAATATATTAAAATTAAACAGATTTCAAACATATTCTAAGTGAAAATCATTTTATATTGCCATTTTCACCAAATCTTCGTGTTTTTTAGTGAATTAGGAGGAATATAATGTACACGAGAGAAGTTAAGCTTACTGGGCATATTATCGACTCCCTCACCCTACCTAAAGCATTGGACCTTATCATGGATATGGGAGGAGATTTTAAGATCCTAGAGTTTGAGGTGGGTAAACGAAAAAAAGATACCAGCCTTGCAAGAATTCGAGTTAAATCTGACAATGAACAACTATTAGGAGAAATTTTAGACGAACTGGCAGAAATTGGTGCAATGGTCGTTGAGATCCGAGAAGTTAATTTAGAGGCTGCTAGCAAGGATAAAACCTTGCCTCCTGATTTTTATTCCACAACTAATCATCCTACATTTATCCGCTACCAAGACGAATGGTTGCCTGTTGAAAATATTGAAATGGATTGTATGATCGTGGTAGACCCTCAAACTCGAAAAGCGATTATCAAGCCAATGGGTAAAATAAAAAAGGGAGATTTGGTGGTGATTGGTAGAGAAGGAATCAAAGTTATGGCGCCACAACGACCCAGGGGTAAAAAAGGAGTCTTTGAATTCATGGGAAGTGATGCATCATCAGAAAAACCACTGAGATCTCTTATAAAAAGTATAGCCGATGAGATAAAAGAAGTGAAAGAGCGTGGTGGTCAAATTGCAGTGGTTGGTGGGCCAGCAATAATCCACACTGGTTCAGGCCCTGTGTTGGCCGAGATGATTAGAAATGGAATTATTGATGTTATTTTTGCAGGTAATGCCTTGGCCACTCATGATATTGAAAGTGCACTCTACGGAACATCCTTAGGGATGAATGTAAAAACTGGTGAAGCTGTGGCACGTGGACATCGCCATCACATCTATGCCATCAACCAGATCAACCAAGCAGGCTCCATCAAGAATGCTGTAAAGCAAGGAGTGCTTAAAGAAGGCGTGATGTATGAATGTGTGAAAAATAATGTTCCATTCGTATTAGCAGGTTCTATACGGGATGATGGTCCTCTACCCGATGTTATAACTGATGTTATCGAAGCTCAAGATGAGATGAGAAAACATATCCCTGGTTTGGACATGGTTATAATGATCGCCACGATGCTCCATTCCATAGCAGTGGGCAACATGCTTCCATCCAAAGTCAAGAGTATTTGCGTGGATATTAACCCAGCCACTGTTACTAAACTGGGTGATCGTGGCAGTGCTCAAGTTGTTGGAATTGTTACTGATGTAGGATCATTCCTGCCCATGCTTTATCATGAACTCCAGAATAACGAAAAATAAATCTAATCACGATTAATAAATTTTTTTTAAAGACCTTATGAAATTTATAATCCGTGTATAGGTATCTCTGGTGAGGATACTGGCAACTTAGATGATAGATGTGGGGATGTATATAATGAAAAGCATCATAAAAGGGAATTTTGTGAATCTTTTAACTGATGAGATATACCCTGCTGAAATAGAAGTTGAAAATGGTATAATAAAGTGTTTTAGGAAAATAGAGGAAAATTTTTCAGGATATATTTTACCAGGTTTTATTGACTCACATATACACATTGAAAGTTCTATGCTAACCCCTTCACGTTTTGCTGAGGCTGTAGTGCCCCATGGGACTACTGCAATAATTGCAGACCCCCATGAAATCGCTAACATCATGGGTATCGCAGGGATCGAGTATATGAGGGAAGATTCAGCCAAAACACCACTTCAAGTTTTTTTCACTGCTCCTTCCTGCGTGCCTGCAACTAATTTTGAAACATCGGGAGCAATTTTAGGGCCAAAAGAAATCGAACAGTTAATGAGTGATGATCAAGTTGTGGCTTTAGGGGAAATGATGAACTTCCCAGGTGTAATCGGGAAAGATCCAATTGTTTTAGAAAAGATTGGAATCGCCCAAAACCATCGAAAACCAGTAGATGGTCATGCCCCCCTCCTATCTGGAACAGAACTGTGTGAATATGTGGCATCAGGCATATCCACAGACCACGAATGCACCCAACCTAATGAAGCTGTTGAAAAAAAAGGTTTAGGAATGAAGATCATGATCAGGGAAGGTTCATCAGCGCAAAATCTTGAAGATCTGATTTCAGTCCATGGAGAATTCCTAGTTTCTGATGATAAGCATCCTGAGGACTTGCTGAAGGGCCATATGGATCAAATCCTGAAAAAAGCTGTTGAAATGGGAATGGACCCCTTGGAAGCATTGAAGATGGTTACTTTGAACCCATCTAAACATTATAATTTGAACTGTGGAACATTAACACCAGGTAAACGTGCAGATGTGGTGTTGGTGGATGACCTAGATGATTTTAAAGTTCGTAAAGTTTGGATTGGCGGAAAACTAGTGGCTGAAGAAGGAAAACCACTTTTCAATGTTGATCCCATTCCATTAGAAAGTACTTTCAATGTTGAACCATTAAAACCATCTGATTTTGAAGTTAAATCAACATTTAAAGAAGAAAAAGTCAGAGTGATTGATGTAATAGAAGACCAAATAATTACATCAGAAGCAGAAGCCATTTTAAGAGTTGTTAATAGTAACTTGCAATCTGATATCAAAAATGACATCCTAAAAATTGCAGTTGTAGAAAGATATGGGCATAATCACATTGCCAATGGGTTTGTAAAAGGTTTCAAATTAAAGAATGGTGCTATTGCTTCCAGTGTTGCTCATGATTCTCATAATATTATCGTTGTTGGTACAGATAGTCAACAGATGGCAGATGCTACAAATATAATAATAAATAACAATGGAGGGCTTGTTGCAGTAGTTAATGGAGAACATTATTCCCTTAAACTACCAATTGCAGGACTCATGAGCACTATGAATGCTTCAACAGTTTCATCACAACTGAATCAGTTACATAAAGTGGTTAAATCCATGGGTTCACATCTTAAATCGCCATTTATGACCCTATCCTTTATGGCACTTCTAGTTATTCCCAAACTAAAAATCAGTGATCAGGGCTTATTTGATGTTGAAAAATTTCAATTCGTTGATGTAATAAAATAGTATTAATCTTATTCTGGTTTTTTTATTATATCTTATAAATTTCATAAGTGCTTAAAATTAAAAAAATAAAATAGTGATTTTTCATGAAAATTGTCCCACTGGCCTTTGAAAGTATGGGTGTCAGATCCATGGCCACTTTCATTGAAACTGATCAGAAGATTTTGATTGATCCTGGGACATCCATTGCCCCCAAAAGGTTCGGATTCCCCCCATGGAAGGATGAATTTGATGCACTCCATACAACCCGGGCTAGAGTGCAGAAGTATGCTAAAAAAGCAGATATTCTGACTTTAAGCCATTACCATCATGACCATTTCACCCCGTTCAGCTTAGGAAGGTATTTAGACTCATCACCCCGATACGCTGAGGAGATGTGCCGGGGAAAGAAACTATTCATAAAGCATCCCACAGAAAATATTAACAAGAGTCAACAAAAACGGGCTAGGCTTTTTTTAAAGAATTTAAAAGTTATGGGAGTTATGGATATTCATTATGCTGATGGTAATTCATTCCAGGCCGGAGATACCCTTCTTAGATTTTCAGAACCCCTGCCCCATGGCAAAGAAGGAAGCCACTTGGGTTTTGTTATAACTACAACCATTGAATGGGAAGGTGAAAAATTCATGCACGCCTCTGATGTGCAGGGACCCCTTTATGAAGGTGCTAAAAAACTCATACTAAATGAAAACCCAGATACCCTTATCTTAAGCGGCCCGCCAATCTATCTCGAAGGTTTTGCCCTAGAAAAGCAAGACATATTACTGGCTAAAGAAAATTTGACGGAAATATCCCAGAAAATTCCCAGAGTAATTGTTGACCATCATCTTTTAAGGGATCTGCGTTGTTTTGATTTTATCAAAGGAGTGAAGGATGAATCAAAGGGTGAAATCATGGTGGCATCTGAACTTCTGGGTAAAAAACCGTTTCTACTTGAAGCACGGCGAAAAGAATTTTACTTCTAAATTTTTTTAAAAGAAAGAAAAAATATGCCAATCTGAGTATTTTTATTCCGATCAGTCCACATTGATATGGTTTTTCTCTTCAAGAGATTTCCATATCTTCTTCATAGCTCCTTTATGGTCCTCTGAGCCTACTTTATTCACTACCCTGGAAATTTCACTAATTCTGTCTAAATAAACCTTTTTTTCATCTGCAGATGCAAGATTTATCCTGCTAACGTATACCAAAGCCTCAATTATTCCATAAATAGCCCTATTTAATGGTTGAATATGTTCTTGGTTTTTAACAATCCTCAAAACTTTAGCCCTGATCACATAGGTGGTGAAAGTACCCAAGTGGTCTTTGCGATGAACCAGTTTTTCACTGATAATTTCAGCTCTGAAAAAGGCTTCTGCCCTTTTAATGAAATATCCATCGCCTTCATCTGATTTGAATTCTTTATTTTCTAGGTTTCCTATGGTGGATTCAGCGAAAATCATTGGATCGTTTAGTATGTTCACATGAAAACTTTTTTCACGCCGTACATTGTCGTAGGTTTTGGATCCTTTGTGGAGATAAATTACTATTTCATGATCATCTTTACAGATAACACCTATAGGTGCTGCATTTGGAGTTCCATCTGAATTTATGGTGGTGAGTATTGTTTCATAAAGGAGACCCTTCTCCATTCCCAGTGAATAAAGGTTTAAACTATTTTTATCAATCATTTTTCTCATTAGTTCCACTTTTTTTTATGAAATTAATAAATAATAATTTAAAAAATAAATTGGATTACACTAAAATAATCCAGTTTACTCAGTCTATTTATATATTTCACCGTTTAAAGCACCGTTAATTATGCAATGAAAATCAATTTTTTCATCCCATCCTGCTTTTTCAAACATGCCCATGTAACATAAACCTATGATTTTTCCATCAAGTTTCAGGATGTTATTTAACATTTTCTGCACATCTTCCAGTTTTACCTCGTACTGTGGCATAGATAGTCCTCCCAACAGCGCCACCACATTGCTATGGGGGTCTGCTTCTTCTGTAAATTGCATGCCCAGTGGTGTACGTTCAATTTTACGTGCCATACTAATATCAGTTTTTGGCACGAAAACTGATTCTTTATCTCTAATTGCATAGGCAAAAAGTTCTGCAAATGGACTGCAAACACCAGGAATGCCTACAAATGTTACTTTGTCTGCATGTTCTATTTCTTTCCTAAAAGCCGTGAAGTTCCCTTTTAATCCTTTGAATTTCCCTACTTCTCTCATTTTATCACCAGATAATCCTGCTAATTAAAAAATATGCAAAAAAAAGATGTAAAAAATAATATATTCCTAAATTTTTAAGGTTAGAATCTAAATATCCCTTTATATCTTAAGTTCCCTTTAAAAATTTAAATATTATATAGGCTATCACCAGTACGATTATTACAGGAAGAAACCATATGAAAAGATAGAAGAAAACCACTGCCAACACTAGGGCCACCAGTATGAGTAAAATGTCTTGATGTTCCATATTTTTCTATATAAGCATTTTAACATAAAAATATTTCCAAAAAATACTGATCACTGATAATTAGTAACATCAAGAACCATTATGGATTTAATAAAAATAATCAGGAATTAAACTAATAGTTTTTTTAGATAGATCTAAGGAGATTAAAAAATTATGATATTAGTGGTTAACAATCACGGACAGTACAATCACCGTATTAATCGTACATTGAATTACCTCAAAATATCATCAGAACTGGTGCCTAACACTACACCCCTCAACGAAATTGAAGATAAAGAACCAGTAGGAATTATTATTGGAGGAGGACCTTCAGTAGAAAGATCCGGCAAAAGTTCCCAATACATAAAAAAACTGGATTATCCTATTCTAGGCATTTGCTTAGGCCACCAAATTTTGGCCCAAACATGTGGTGGTCAGATCGATTCTGCAAGTTCAGAAAGTTTTGCACAAATTCAAATCAATATTCTGGACGAAAATGATATATTTAAAGGCATGGGCCCCCAATTAGATGTTTGGGCTTCCCATAAGGACGAAGTAACTAAAATACCCCCTAAATTTACAATTCTAGCTTCATCATCCATATGTGACATTGAAGCCATGAAACATAAGGATAAACCATTATATGGAATACAATTCCATCCAGAGGTTCATCATACTCCCAAGGGGCCGAAAGTGTTTGAAAATTTCTACACAGTCTGTTTAGAATATTTAAAAAGAACATAAAATGTATTAAAGTCTATGCATATTTCTGAGTACAAAAATAAATCATTCTTCATGATAATCTTCTTCAGCATTGATCATCCATATATTATCCTTAGAAGTGATTCCTTCACAAATATTTTCTACTGCAGTCATGGCAGTGAGCATTGAATGGTCCATATTGTTATAACGATGCATACCATTCCTGCCAACTAAAAAAAGGTTTTTAAATCCATCTGTGAATTCTCTGATGATTGAAAAACGATCATATGTTCCAAAATAGGCAAGATATGTTTTGGGCATCCTAATAATAACTGAGTCAATTACATCTTTTTTGTTGATTATATCGATACTGGTAAGTTCATTGACAGCAAAATCTGTGAGTTTTTCATCATCCATGTTCCAAAGTTCATCTCCTTCATTACAAAAGTATTCTAACCCTATCCAAACATTATTTTTCGTCTTTAACCATATATGGACTCCAATTATTAAATATTTGAAGCCTACCCAATTTAACATCCCTCTCCTGAATATAAATCCAGTTATCAGGAATTAAATTGTGAAGTGTCTTTATTTTAGTCTTATTTTTAATTTTTAATTTTTTTAGAAGGAGTCCAACTGTTATGAAGTCTCGATACATTAATCCCTTTGCTACTTTTTGTACTTCAACTGGAATATCTCCATTAAATGAATTTATTAAATCCTTTACTGGCATTGTAGAGATGAAATAATCTGCATTTACGCTTTTCACGACTCCAGTAGATTTTTCTTCAACTTGAACAGACTTAATATACTGATCTTTATTTTTAATTCCAATTAGTTGACTCCCATAATGTATTTCTCCACCGTTTTTAGTGATGATTTTAGCTACCTCTTCCCACATCTGCCCCGGACCTAACTTTGGATACATGAATTGCGAAATTAAACTGGTTTCCAATTTTTTTTGAGAAATGACGAATTTCGGGAAAAATTTTTGGAAATTGCGT comes from the Methanobacterium sp. genome and includes:
- a CDS encoding TIGR00300 family protein; translation: MYTREVKLTGHIIDSLTLPKALDLIMDMGGDFKILEFEVGKRKKDTSLARIRVKSDNEQLLGEILDELAEIGAMVVEIREVNLEAASKDKTLPPDFYSTTNHPTFIRYQDEWLPVENIEMDCMIVVDPQTRKAIIKPMGKIKKGDLVVIGREGIKVMAPQRPRGKKGVFEFMGSDASSEKPLRSLIKSIADEIKEVKERGGQIAVVGGPAIIHTGSGPVLAEMIRNGIIDVIFAGNALATHDIESALYGTSLGMNVKTGEAVARGHRHHIYAINQINQAGSIKNAVKQGVLKEGVMYECVKNNVPFVLAGSIRDDGPLPDVITDVIEAQDEMRKHIPGLDMVIMIATMLHSIAVGNMLPSKVKSICVDINPATVTKLGDRGSAQVVGIVTDVGSFLPMLYHELQNNEK
- a CDS encoding translation initiation factor IF-5A; the encoded protein is MSTKVVEVKTLKVGKYVVLDGEASKIVNIQTSSPGKHGAAKARVDAIGIFDNQKRNLVKPVDAKIEVPIIDKRTAQVLALMGSDVQLMDLETYETFEVPIPDDLRDGLIEGAEVGYIVAMSNKKLMRIK
- a CDS encoding bifunctional fructose-bisphosphatase/inositol-phosphate phosphatase; the protein is MNEKDQKFWGEVCQEVIVESQKAISPLIGLEDGGQIVKIGADGTPTTLIDNMAEKRVIDVLEGVGRPLILISEEIGQVVVGNGQPEVIMVVDPLDGTSNAVKNIPAYGISVAVAPIFDHNVNVTVQDIQMGMVKNYATEDIYSAIKGKGAFINGEKLKPSSKNDLSQISLGAYVYRMDMGKIEILCKSVRRMRILGAVALELAYVADGTYDAFVDIRNNLRIVDIAAAKLILEECGCIVTDRYGKALNGKLNVLEKTSLIATCNSSIHGEIMGILEGMK
- a CDS encoding GMP synthase subunit A, with protein sequence MMILVVNNHGQYNHRINRTLNYLKISSELVPNTTPLNEIEDKEPVGIIIGGGPSVERSGKSSQYIKKLDYPILGICLGHQILAQTCGGQIDSASSESFAQIQINILDENDIFKGMGPQLDVWASHKDEVTKIPPKFTILASSSICDIEAMKHKDKPLYGIQFHPEVHHTPKGPKVFENFYTVCLEYLKRT
- the ade gene encoding adenine deaminase — translated: MKSIIKGNFVNLLTDEIYPAEIEVENGIIKCFRKIEENFSGYILPGFIDSHIHIESSMLTPSRFAEAVVPHGTTAIIADPHEIANIMGIAGIEYMREDSAKTPLQVFFTAPSCVPATNFETSGAILGPKEIEQLMSDDQVVALGEMMNFPGVIGKDPIVLEKIGIAQNHRKPVDGHAPLLSGTELCEYVASGISTDHECTQPNEAVEKKGLGMKIMIREGSSAQNLEDLISVHGEFLVSDDKHPEDLLKGHMDQILKKAVEMGMDPLEALKMVTLNPSKHYNLNCGTLTPGKRADVVLVDDLDDFKVRKVWIGGKLVAEEGKPLFNVDPIPLESTFNVEPLKPSDFEVKSTFKEEKVRVIDVIEDQIITSEAEAILRVVNSNLQSDIKNDILKIAVVERYGHNHIANGFVKGFKLKNGAIASSVAHDSHNIIVVGTDSQQMADATNIIINNNGGLVAVVNGEHYSLKLPIAGLMSTMNASTVSSQLNQLHKVVKSMGSHLKSPFMTLSFMALLVIPKLKISDQGLFDVEKFQFVDVIK
- a CDS encoding DUF2124 domain-containing protein; this translates as MREVGKFKGLKGNFTAFRKEIEHADKVTFVGIPGVCSPFAELFAYAIRDKESVFVPKTDISMARKIERTPLGMQFTEEADPHSNVVALLGGLSMPQYEVKLEDVQKMLNNILKLDGKIIGLCYMGMFEKAGWDEKIDFHCIINGALNGEIYK
- a CDS encoding DUF447 family protein; the encoded protein is MIDKNSLNLYSLGMEKGLLYETILTTINSDGTPNAAPIGVICKDDHEIVIYLHKGSKTYDNVRREKSFHVNILNDPMIFAESTIGNLENKEFKSDEGDGYFIKRAEAFFRAEIISEKLVHRKDHLGTFTTYVIRAKVLRIVKNQEHIQPLNRAIYGIIEALVYVSRINLASADEKKVYLDRISEISRVVNKVGSEDHKGAMKKIWKSLEEKNHINVD
- the speB gene encoding agmatinase; its protein translation is MYLYTENPLKFAFSEANFDAAHQIQDSGYGILGVPFDSTVTYQPGSRYGPFFVREASYNFENYNLFFNKNLNANVYDIGNLETIPGNIQKTCIHLKSVVSSLLEDGLTPILIGGEHSISLGVISAFNIQDATILHFDAHMDLRDDYMGEKYSHATVMRRIHDKGPFKIIQMGIRSSSLDETVFAKNNNIDFYTPNDIKFNMEKMERIIHKIKGPIYVTIDMDVLDPAYAPNVSTPAPCGINPQELENLISCLEGKEIIGFDVVEVSSTSIGDITAINAAKIILDLLFLKS
- a CDS encoding arginine decarboxylase, pyruvoyl-dependent is translated as MKVSITSGKSEGPTKLNAFDNALLDAGIGNVNLIPVSSIIPASAKIVELPPIKEGKMVNCVLACEHSDQKGDLISAAIAVAISDDFGCVVEHSGLNKDPEKIKKEAESMVRYMMQVRGLDIREIIIVHESHKVKKEAVVVVAVVYLG
- a CDS encoding MBL fold metallo-hydrolase, which translates into the protein MKIVPLAFESMGVRSMATFIETDQKILIDPGTSIAPKRFGFPPWKDEFDALHTTRARVQKYAKKADILTLSHYHHDHFTPFSLGRYLDSSPRYAEEMCRGKKLFIKHPTENINKSQQKRARLFLKNLKVMGVMDIHYADGNSFQAGDTLLRFSEPLPHGKEGSHLGFVITTTIEWEGEKFMHASDVQGPLYEGAKKLILNENPDTLILSGPPIYLEGFALEKQDILLAKENLTEISQKIPRVIVDHHLLRDLRCFDFIKGVKDESKGEIMVASELLGKKPFLLEARRKEFYF
- a CDS encoding NAD(+) kinase; translation: MIMGLVARCDVKEAVKLAGELADFLLEKKVEIVLDLPLANELGRFKDRTCKLEDMDVDMVIAIGGDGTLLRTQSFIDHKKIPLIGINMGTVGFLTEIDPENAFSAIEEILAGNYFVERRNQLLVWHDKELPPALNEVVLMTRKPAKMLHIQISVDDEIMEELRADGLIIATPSGSTAYSMSAGGPIIDPRVKAFIIVPICPFKLGARPTVVSDESIIKVKLLREGKKAIAVIDGQFEEEINYMDEIIFRKSENCAYFVRLTKDFYRKVREKLTKGGIS